In Hallerella succinigenes, the following are encoded in one genomic region:
- a CDS encoding type IV toxin-antitoxin system AbiEi family antitoxin domain-containing protein, whose product MIKMLENAQKLLEFAPKVGGVFSLSELSSLFDMASQQMLWIKIRQFEDAGLLKRYSRGIYVTQNFDRMILSAKVRTESYVSFGSALAFYKLIGTESPFLVSCVVYSRASEYKGDVNLSYSQISKNLYFGTTILENGVRIADAEKAVLDTLYFYQHKKRFYFNIFQDIHFSALSKEKVDSYLERYANPKFKAFVRNTVYGNV is encoded by the coding sequence ATGATAAAGATGCTGGAAAATGCCCAAAAGCTGCTTGAATTTGCCCCAAAAGTTGGCGGAGTTTTTTCTCTTTCTGAGTTAAGTTCGCTTTTTGATATGGCGAGCCAACAAATGCTTTGGATTAAGATTAGGCAATTTGAAGATGCCGGTTTACTAAAACGTTATTCACGCGGCATCTATGTCACACAAAATTTTGACCGCATGATTCTTTCGGCGAAGGTCAGAACAGAATCATACGTATCTTTCGGCTCAGCCTTGGCTTTCTACAAACTTATTGGCACGGAAAGCCCGTTTCTAGTGAGCTGCGTTGTTTATTCGAGGGCCAGTGAGTATAAGGGCGATGTGAATCTCTCATATTCCCAAATATCAAAGAACTTGTATTTCGGGACGACCATTCTCGAGAATGGAGTGCGAATTGCAGATGCAGAAAAAGCTGTGCTTGACACGCTCTATTTTTACCAGCACAAGAAAAGATTTTACTTTAACATTTTTCAAGACATTCATTTTTCCGCATTGTCAAAAGAAAAAGTGGATTCGTATTTGGAGCGTTACGCCAATCCAAAGTTCAAGGCATTTGTAAGGAATACAGTTTATGGAAATGTTTAA
- a CDS encoding nucleotidyl transferase AbiEii/AbiGii toxin family protein: MEMFKSTEALLSWIVDFFAQKFGNSAILKGGMSLRLMHSPRYTNDVDYIFVPFDSKKDVKALVGEALAQVEGLSFNTTMNSKALRIIIDYAGQQAQIEINVEKKCPSIPMSSTLLSTPYGYPARIIRVMEPGAAFAHKIAAWNERELMRDLYDVYQYESLCKAMPRMDVLLVRLKKARSYRNVVAAKNLDGLVDKLRICAENLTEESFGELVPLLEPNELAGLSFRIRPSILALCDKMEKLV, from the coding sequence ATGGAAATGTTTAAAAGCACCGAAGCCCTTTTGTCGTGGATTGTCGACTTTTTTGCTCAAAAGTTTGGAAATTCCGCAATTCTTAAAGGCGGCATGTCGTTAAGGTTGATGCACAGTCCTCGATACACAAACGATGTCGACTATATCTTTGTCCCCTTCGATTCTAAAAAGGATGTAAAAGCCCTTGTCGGAGAAGCCCTTGCTCAAGTTGAAGGATTGTCATTCAATACAACAATGAACTCGAAAGCTTTGCGTATAATCATAGATTATGCGGGACAACAAGCGCAAATAGAGATTAACGTTGAAAAGAAATGCCCGTCTATACCAATGTCATCGACGTTGTTGAGCACTCCATATGGCTATCCAGCCCGTATAATCCGTGTAATGGAGCCCGGAGCCGCGTTCGCACACAAGATCGCAGCATGGAACGAGCGAGAACTGATGCGCGATCTGTACGATGTCTATCAGTACGAGTCGTTGTGCAAGGCTATGCCGCGAATGGATGTTTTACTCGTGCGCTTGAAGAAGGCTCGTTCGTATAGGAACGTAGTCGCGGCCAAAAATTTGGACGGACTTGTCGACAAATTGAGAATTTGCGCAGAAAACTTGACGGAAGAATCCTTTGGTGAACTCGTGCCGTTGTTGGAACCCAATGAATTGGCCGGCTTATCTTTCAGAATTAGACCGTCAATTCTCGCGCTTTGCGACAAGATGGAAAAATTGGTTTAG
- a CDS encoding ATP-binding protein, producing MFQREIREKLIEYNRNFPIVSVTGPRQSGKTTLCKMVFPGYEYMNLEDEESRDIVKQDIKGFLRKYGKGLVIDEVHRLPEIFSALQIVADEDDSRRYVISGSSNWLMMENISQSLAGRVAFLRLLPLSLKEIGVNHGTNELLHKGFYPAIWGKNRPVSAVYDSYFSTYIQRDVRQIINIKDMDLFRKFVRLCATRVGSEFIASSLASEVGVSVKTIQGWLSVLETSYIVYLLPPFYRNIGKRLVKSPKLYFCDVGLACYLLGLKSENDVSNSPLRGALFENLVIMEFVKNFYNKGLEPPAYFYRDKSQHEIDLLLDEGGLSAYEIKSATAFNSDFVKNLNYLDKVIEGGLKSRQVIYDGEKGWDKPDNGFMNFRDLKFFSF from the coding sequence ATGTTTCAAAGAGAAATTCGCGAAAAATTGATAGAGTACAACCGCAATTTTCCAATCGTGTCCGTGACCGGACCTCGCCAGTCTGGGAAAACAACCCTTTGCAAAATGGTATTTCCAGGATACGAATACATGAATCTGGAAGATGAGGAAAGTCGCGATATTGTAAAACAGGATATCAAGGGTTTTCTCAGGAAGTATGGTAAAGGACTTGTGATCGACGAGGTCCATCGGCTGCCCGAAATTTTTTCCGCACTCCAAATTGTTGCCGATGAAGATGATTCGAGGCGATACGTCATTTCAGGAAGCAGCAATTGGCTGATGATGGAAAACATAAGCCAGTCTCTCGCGGGGCGTGTAGCCTTTTTGCGGTTGTTGCCTCTATCCCTAAAAGAAATCGGTGTAAATCACGGCACGAACGAACTGCTTCATAAAGGTTTTTACCCCGCCATATGGGGCAAGAATCGCCCAGTCTCCGCCGTCTATGACAGCTATTTTAGCACCTATATACAACGAGACGTTCGGCAGATAATTAATATCAAGGATATGGACCTGTTCAGAAAATTCGTTAGGCTTTGCGCAACACGGGTTGGCAGTGAATTTATCGCAAGTAGCCTAGCTTCGGAAGTGGGTGTTTCCGTAAAGACGATTCAGGGATGGTTGAGCGTACTTGAAACGTCCTATATAGTCTACCTTTTGCCGCCCTTCTACAGGAATATAGGGAAACGGCTTGTCAAGAGTCCAAAGCTTTATTTCTGCGATGTGGGCCTAGCCTGCTATTTGCTCGGATTGAAGAGCGAAAACGACGTGTCGAACTCACCCTTGCGGGGTGCACTTTTTGAAAATCTGGTTATAATGGAGTTTGTAAAAAATTTCTACAACAAGGGGCTTGAACCTCCTGCGTATTTTTATAGGGACAAGTCGCAGCACGAAATCGATCTGCTGCTTGATGAGGGAGGCCTTTCTGCATATGAGATAAAGTCGGCGACGGCATTCAATAGTGATTTTGTAAAGAATTTAAATTACCTGGATAAAGTAATTGAGGGGGGCTTGAAGTCCCGTCAAGTCATTTACGACGGGGAAAAGGGTTGGGACAAGCCTGATAACGGATTTATGAATTTCAGAGACCTAAAATTTTTTAGTTTTTGA
- a CDS encoding type II secretion system protein, protein MKLQDAYVAESGIYVGNWTTIGYNMPGSNNFTYAQGQTTAQTVALAGLSAQTGWTATNKAKLNDCAANSVWQITIAEADNGNASKGSPIAYNATTPAAGNNAGDCAALTPNFTKIGQ, encoded by the coding sequence GTGAAGTTGCAGGATGCTTATGTGGCTGAAAGCGGAATCTATGTTGGTAACTGGACAACGATTGGTTACAATATGCCCGGTAGCAACAATTTCACGTATGCGCAGGGTCAAACGACTGCTCAGACGGTCGCATTGGCCGGTCTGAGCGCTCAAACTGGTTGGACTGCAACCAATAAAGCTAAATTGAATGACTGCGCCGCAAATTCTGTATGGCAGATTACTATTGCAGAAGCAGACAACGGAAATGCATCGAAGGGATCTCCCATTGCTTATAACGCAACGACTCCGGCTGCAGGTAATAACGCCGGCGATTGCGCTGCTCTTACTCCAAACTTTACCAAAATCGGCCAGTAA
- a CDS encoding ATP-binding protein, producing the protein MKLIQRIEYINRLLSVVGTPDIKVITGIRRSGKSKLMDMFMERLKKENRKANVIHVNFNDPKSEPLAEYHALYDFVQKKYKQNVPNFVFIDEVQMCKGFEKAINGLHATEKFDIYITGSNAFLLSSDLSTLFTGRTFAIEMFPFSFVEFMRYYELTDIQGALDRYLKGGGMAGSYVYNNSTDKYKYIKDVFDTLVLRDIVKKYNIRNKVLLERLCDFLSDNISNITSLRSISDALTSSKVPVNDKTIGSYAGYLCNAFAFYKVRKYDIRGKKYLASQDKYYLGDHSFKYARLGTKNMDYGRAYENIVAIELLRRGYEIYAGFLYKKEIDFVALKKDEKIYIQVSDDISTESTFDREVSPLLKIHDAYPKMVIARTKHEPYQYEGIRIVDLAEWLSNRSIQ; encoded by the coding sequence ATGAAGTTAATCCAAAGAATCGAATACATAAATCGCTTGTTGTCTGTCGTCGGTACTCCAGACATCAAGGTTATTACGGGTATTCGCCGTAGTGGCAAGTCCAAACTAATGGACATGTTTATGGAGCGTTTAAAAAAAGAGAACCGTAAAGCAAACGTAATTCATGTGAATTTCAACGATCCTAAATCAGAGCCTTTAGCAGAATACCATGCGCTTTATGATTTTGTTCAAAAAAAATACAAACAAAATGTTCCGAATTTCGTTTTCATTGACGAAGTTCAGATGTGCAAAGGTTTTGAAAAAGCAATTAATGGCTTGCATGCAACAGAAAAATTTGACATATACATAACAGGATCAAATGCATTTCTTTTAAGCAGCGATCTTTCCACGTTATTCACCGGTCGAACCTTTGCTATAGAAATGTTCCCCTTCTCCTTCGTTGAGTTTATGCGGTATTATGAATTAACAGATATTCAGGGTGCACTTGACCGATATTTGAAGGGCGGCGGCATGGCCGGTTCCTACGTGTACAACAATTCAACGGATAAATATAAGTACATCAAGGACGTATTTGATACGCTTGTCTTAAGAGATATCGTAAAAAAATACAATATTCGGAATAAGGTTTTATTGGAACGGCTATGCGACTTTCTTTCTGACAATATATCCAATATAACATCCCTAAGAAGCATTTCAGATGCTTTGACTAGTAGCAAAGTTCCCGTTAATGACAAAACGATCGGTTCGTATGCGGGTTATCTGTGTAACGCGTTTGCATTCTATAAAGTTCGCAAGTACGACATTCGTGGGAAAAAGTACCTTGCGTCACAAGACAAGTATTATCTGGGAGATCATTCTTTTAAGTACGCTCGGCTTGGAACAAAAAATATGGACTATGGCAGGGCGTATGAAAACATAGTCGCCATAGAACTTCTTCGACGTGGTTATGAGATTTATGCAGGATTTCTTTATAAAAAGGAAATAGACTTTGTGGCCTTGAAAAAAGATGAAAAAATCTACATACAGGTTTCGGATGATATTAGCACAGAAAGTACTTTTGATCGTGAGGTATCGCCTCTTTTGAAAATCCACGACGCATATCCTAAAATGGTTATAGCCAGGACAAAACATGAACCTTATCAATACGAAGGTATTCGTATCGTGGATTTGGCGGAATGGTTGTCCAATCGTTCGATTCAATAG
- a CDS encoding putative toxin-antitoxin system toxin component, PIN family: MNCNPNTCGLRIVDSRKKIVIDTNAILQMLGRHSKYHFLYEKFLNEEYVLCLSNEIMHEYEEILGMRASPAVASLFVKVLEFSENVIRKDPFFKLNLIKKDPDDNKFVDCAFACQADYIVTDDAHFSELRQIKFPVVHTKSLDEFAQGEA; the protein is encoded by the coding sequence ATGAATTGCAATCCGAACACCTGCGGACTCCGTATCGTGGATAGCAGGAAAAAAATTGTTATCGACACGAACGCAATCTTGCAAATGTTGGGGAGGCATAGCAAGTATCACTTCCTTTATGAAAAATTTTTGAACGAGGAATACGTACTGTGTTTGTCCAACGAAATTATGCATGAATATGAAGAAATTTTGGGAATGCGGGCGTCTCCGGCAGTCGCAAGTTTGTTCGTTAAAGTTCTTGAGTTTTCAGAAAATGTCATCCGCAAAGACCCATTCTTCAAACTAAACCTAATCAAAAAAGATCCCGATGACAATAAGTTTGTTGACTGCGCATTTGCCTGCCAAGCGGACTACATTGTGACGGACGATGCTCATTTCTCAGAATTGAGACAAATTAAATTTCCTGTGGTACATACCAAATCATTGGATGAATTCGCTCAAGGCGAAGCATAG
- a CDS encoding N-acetyltransferase has protein sequence MILENDFRFRRYNKELAERVSGFDCGDKDLNDFFREDAFNYDAQLLGRSYCFLSATDNDIAAAFTLSNSAIRVTELPNNAKRRLVKLIPWIKQGRNYPAVLIGRLGVNVKYRNQKLGSQIIDFIKAWFLSDHNKTGCRFIVVDAYNREDVLHFYSNNHNDFSFLFRDVYQEKICNSIPEEEPLRTRQMYFDLATLL, from the coding sequence TTGATTTTAGAAAATGACTTCCGTTTTCGTCGTTATAACAAGGAACTTGCCGAAAGAGTTTCTGGTTTTGATTGTGGCGACAAAGATTTGAACGATTTCTTTCGAGAGGATGCATTTAACTACGATGCCCAACTTTTAGGACGTTCGTATTGTTTCTTATCGGCAACGGACAACGATATTGCGGCAGCATTCACTCTATCGAATTCCGCAATTCGGGTTACCGAACTTCCAAACAACGCCAAGCGTAGACTGGTAAAGCTCATTCCTTGGATCAAACAAGGCAGAAACTATCCCGCCGTTTTAATCGGACGTCTTGGAGTTAACGTAAAATACAGGAATCAGAAACTCGGATCGCAAATCATTGACTTTATAAAGGCCTGGTTTTTAAGCGACCACAACAAAACTGGATGCCGATTTATCGTTGTTGACGCCTACAATAGAGAGGATGTTCTGCATTTTTATTCCAACAATCACAACGATTTCTCTTTTCTATTCAGAGACGTTTATCAAGAAAAAATATGCAACAGCATTCCAGAAGAAGAGCCTCTCAGGACACGACAGATGTATTTTGATCTAGCGACACTTTTGTAA
- a CDS encoding DUF3990 domain-containing protein, which translates to MILYHGTNCDFTIIDLEKTKLYKDFGKGFYVTDIRQQACELAKTRSRIWGGAPVVQEYEFDETVLQSNGLRVLRFDKVCVEWAEFIYKNRSRYTNFTHDYDIVIGPIADDGVAYLLNLYEEGLRTLEELAMELEYKNLNSQYCFLTKRAISFLRRVKK; encoded by the coding sequence ATGATTCTTTATCACGGAACGAATTGCGATTTCACTATAATTGACCTAGAGAAAACCAAACTGTACAAAGATTTCGGCAAAGGTTTTTATGTAACCGACATTCGACAGCAGGCTTGTGAACTCGCCAAAACTCGAAGCCGCATTTGGGGAGGCGCACCCGTTGTCCAAGAATATGAATTCGATGAAACAGTCCTTCAATCAAATGGTTTACGAGTTTTGCGCTTTGATAAGGTTTGTGTAGAATGGGCCGAGTTTATTTATAAAAACCGTAGCAGGTACACAAACTTCACTCATGATTACGATATTGTTATCGGACCAATTGCAGATGACGGCGTGGCCTATTTACTAAACTTGTATGAGGAGGGTTTGAGAACTTTAGAAGAGCTGGCTATGGAACTTGAGTATAAGAATTTGAATAGCCAGTACTGTTTCTTGACGAAAAGGGCGATTTCCTTTTTGCGGAGAGTAAAGAAATGA
- a CDS encoding DUF3791 domain-containing protein, with translation MTDKYKIPYVNMCIRLFAKRFQLPLQGAADYLCRFKGIRFLDESYSTEHLLPVEDTLNDLVAVCKNNGGAIG, from the coding sequence ATGACGGACAAGTACAAAATTCCTTACGTAAACATGTGCATTCGCCTTTTTGCTAAGCGATTCCAGTTGCCGCTTCAGGGGGCGGCGGATTACTTGTGCCGATTTAAGGGTATCCGATTTCTAGACGAATCTTATTCTACAGAGCACCTTCTGCCGGTGGAAGATACCTTAAATGATTTGGTTGCCGTTTGCAAGAATAACGGGGGCGCAATCGGATGA
- a CDS encoding site-specific integrase gives MSSELSDEEIAGLEKALNQFFISYLRPECSEHSPISLAGGFMLFYDTAIQYLEKEKENLAPQTQRTYFWNLKKIQHFAPNLDCTAIDEDLIRKIRSHLQDVGNKPATISKALSVLRIFVNKMIVDKLISENPFERIKIGRVYSHRGFLTIRELKSLYLNFSDRQSVLTPNERNIMRIFLFSCFTGLRYTDLKTLDASEIFDWKIRKQTHKTGEPVYIPIPIQARLLMPEKIKAGLVFQVPDNCTFNRTLRKAAKKLGYYKHIHCHLARHTFATTCITLGIPLPATSKLLGHRNLDTTLIYAKFVDTFLDKEMRKFNQLK, from the coding sequence ATGTCCTCGGAACTTTCTGACGAAGAAATTGCCGGGTTAGAGAAAGCGCTTAATCAGTTTTTTATATCCTACCTCCGCCCTGAATGTTCAGAGCATTCGCCAATTTCATTGGCAGGAGGCTTTATGCTTTTTTATGACACTGCGATACAATATTTAGAAAAAGAAAAAGAAAACCTGGCTCCACAAACACAGCGGACTTATTTCTGGAATCTAAAAAAAATCCAACATTTTGCTCCAAATCTCGACTGTACAGCCATCGATGAAGATTTAATTCGGAAAATCCGATCCCATTTACAAGATGTTGGCAACAAGCCGGCAACGATTAGCAAAGCCTTGTCGGTCCTGCGAATCTTTGTAAACAAGATGATCGTGGACAAATTGATTTCTGAAAACCCTTTCGAGCGAATCAAGATTGGACGAGTCTATTCGCATCGGGGATTCTTGACAATCCGTGAACTCAAAAGCTTGTACCTGAATTTCAGCGACAGGCAAAGTGTATTAACACCAAATGAGCGCAATATTATGCGAATTTTTTTGTTTAGCTGTTTTACGGGGCTTCGCTACACAGATTTGAAGACATTGGATGCTTCTGAAATTTTTGACTGGAAAATTCGCAAGCAGACACACAAAACAGGCGAACCCGTTTACATACCGATTCCCATCCAAGCTCGGTTATTGATGCCGGAAAAAATTAAGGCCGGACTCGTATTTCAAGTTCCTGACAACTGCACATTTAACAGAACTCTTCGTAAAGCGGCGAAAAAGCTTGGCTATTACAAACATATTCACTGTCATTTGGCTCGACATACTTTTGCGACTACATGCATCACACTCGGCATTCCGCTACCGGCGACAAGTAAACTCTTAGGGCATCGAAATCTGGACACCACGCTGATTTATGCAAAATTCGTGGACACATTTTTGGATAAAGAAATGCGAAAGTTCAATCAATTAAAATGA
- a CDS encoding ATP-binding protein produces MDYFKRTLENAIRRLATSFPVVMVTGPRQVGKTTLLRNCDPNRRYVSLDRLELRALAQENPDLFLQRFPPPVFIDEVHHAPQLLPYIKAVVDESHERGAFWLSGSQQFRLMKGVSESLAGRVGVLQLQGFSLNETAGAPDIEKFVPTTEWIEKRASVVDGMEYGSIFHRIWRGNYPALYENPLMDWEDFYSSYVQTYVERDVRELINIGDELAFTKFISAIASRTGQLLNYSDVAKDIGKNVPTVQRWLSLLIASGLVYLLYPYAQSIGNRMTKMPKVYFLDTGLACYLTRWTSPEVLESGAKSGEMLETFVVSELLKTYWHNGRQPNFSFYRDKEKREIDLIVEDAGKLCPVEIKQTSNPTRRDIRHFDILEENGMDVGCGAVICLAKTHLPLTDKVNILPLAYL; encoded by the coding sequence ATGGATTATTTTAAGCGGACGCTCGAAAACGCGATCAGAAGGCTGGCCACATCCTTCCCGGTGGTCATGGTTACCGGTCCACGGCAGGTGGGCAAGACCACCTTGTTACGCAACTGCGACCCGAACAGGCGCTACGTATCGCTGGATCGCCTGGAACTGAGGGCGCTTGCCCAAGAAAACCCGGATCTTTTTCTCCAGCGTTTTCCACCCCCTGTATTCATTGACGAGGTGCATCATGCACCCCAGTTACTCCCTTATATCAAGGCGGTCGTAGACGAATCGCATGAGCGCGGCGCATTTTGGCTGAGTGGTTCCCAACAGTTTCGCCTGATGAAGGGCGTTTCCGAAAGCCTTGCCGGGCGTGTCGGCGTATTGCAACTGCAAGGTTTTTCGTTGAACGAAACCGCTGGCGCCCCCGATATAGAAAAGTTCGTACCGACTACGGAATGGATAGAAAAACGCGCTTCAGTAGTCGATGGCATGGAATACGGGAGCATATTCCACCGTATATGGCGTGGAAATTACCCTGCCCTTTATGAAAATCCGCTGATGGACTGGGAAGACTTCTATAGTTCCTACGTCCAGACCTATGTAGAACGGGATGTCCGCGAATTGATAAACATCGGCGACGAACTCGCTTTCACCAAGTTTATCTCCGCCATCGCTTCCAGGACGGGCCAACTCCTTAACTATTCCGATGTGGCAAAGGACATCGGGAAGAATGTGCCGACCGTACAGCGCTGGTTGTCGCTGTTAATTGCTTCGGGGCTTGTCTACTTGCTATACCCGTACGCACAAAGTATCGGAAACCGCATGACAAAGATGCCCAAGGTCTATTTTCTCGACACGGGCCTTGCCTGCTATTTGACACGGTGGACTTCGCCGGAAGTGCTTGAATCCGGTGCCAAGAGCGGGGAAATGCTGGAAACCTTCGTCGTTTCGGAACTTTTGAAAACCTACTGGCACAACGGTCGTCAACCGAACTTTAGCTTCTACCGGGACAAGGAAAAAAGGGAAATTGACCTGATTGTCGAGGATGCCGGGAAATTATGCCCGGTCGAAATAAAGCAAACGTCAAACCCGACACGAAGGGACATTCGCCACTTTGACATTCTTGAAGAAAATGGAATGGACGTCGGTTGTGGAGCCGTAATTTGCCTCGCAAAAACGCATTTGCCGTTAACGGATAAGGTCAATATATTGCCGTTAGCCTACTTGTAG
- a CDS encoding type IV pilin protein, with product MKKQGFTLIELMVVVVIIGILAAVAVPKLFGMIAKSKASEVGPAAGTYVKLQQAYFSESNMAGGWQLIGYQAPNNGTTTNFEYGIELPIGAQSSDALSTGKVGWNAKNKVALNECSSAVNWTVTLSKASGTTSADISFAASAGATGCVALTPTFDKIGK from the coding sequence ATGAAGAAACAAGGTTTTACTCTTATTGAATTGATGGTCGTCGTGGTCATCATCGGTATTCTCGCTGCTGTCGCAGTTCCTAAGCTCTTCGGCATGATCGCGAAGTCTAAGGCTTCCGAAGTCGGCCCGGCTGCTGGAACCTACGTGAAGTTGCAACAGGCTTACTTCAGCGAAAGCAATATGGCTGGAGGTTGGCAGTTGATCGGGTACCAGGCTCCGAACAACGGAACTACAACGAATTTCGAATACGGTATAGAACTTCCCATTGGCGCTCAGAGTTCCGATGCCCTTTCTACAGGCAAGGTTGGCTGGAATGCAAAGAACAAAGTTGCTCTGAACGAATGCTCAAGCGCTGTGAACTGGACTGTGACTTTGAGCAAGGCTTCCGGTACAACTTCTGCGGATATTTCGTTTGCAGCTAGCGCTGGTGCTACTGGCTGCGTAGCCCTTACTCCGACTTTCGACAAAATCGGCAAGTAA
- a CDS encoding Rpn family recombination-promoting nuclease/putative transposase translates to MKTTNVPDNYEDYRGSGVYADLLLDLTFKKAFNPDTQNKVCLIELLNALLEGEIDEPIEDVQSRDKEHNEGSNENRTTIFDLHCVDTKKRKFIIEVQIAPQENIVNRAIYYASQTVVSQGERGRGYSYSLDPVITVMFMEFSVFDEQDKYLRKAMLREKDGARISQTLNFVFVELPKFRKKLEELETDLDKCLYALCHIKELRKMPSKYTGSSFELLFRTAELAKFSKEEQKMIDAAQKAKWDAYAIQSYREKESARLQEESVRLQEESARLQEKDVRLQKEKSRLQEENTRMQEEAARIQEENARVQAEKSCLQEENARIQAEKSRLQEENTRVQAEKSRLQEEKRHVAKLLKASGVPLDEIAARIHLSKEELKTL, encoded by the coding sequence ATGAAGACGACGAATGTTCCAGATAATTACGAGGATTACAGGGGCTCGGGCGTTTATGCGGACCTGCTGCTGGATCTGACCTTTAAAAAGGCGTTCAATCCCGATACGCAAAATAAGGTGTGCCTGATTGAACTTTTGAATGCGCTGCTCGAAGGCGAAATCGACGAACCGATTGAAGACGTACAGTCCCGCGACAAGGAACATAATGAAGGATCGAACGAAAACCGCACGACGATATTTGACCTGCACTGCGTAGACACGAAAAAGCGAAAATTTATTATCGAAGTGCAGATTGCTCCGCAAGAAAATATCGTGAACCGTGCGATCTATTATGCTTCCCAGACGGTCGTTTCGCAAGGGGAGCGAGGACGCGGTTACAGCTACAGTTTAGATCCTGTAATCACGGTGATGTTTATGGAGTTCAGCGTATTTGACGAACAGGACAAGTATCTCCGAAAAGCGATGCTTCGGGAAAAGGATGGCGCGAGAATTTCACAGACGCTGAACTTTGTGTTTGTGGAACTTCCGAAATTCAGAAAGAAGCTTGAAGAGCTTGAAACAGATCTGGATAAATGCTTGTACGCTCTCTGTCATATTAAGGAACTTCGGAAGATGCCTTCGAAGTATACAGGCTCCTCTTTCGAGCTCTTGTTCCGCACCGCTGAATTAGCTAAATTCAGTAAAGAGGAACAGAAGATGATTGACGCTGCACAGAAAGCCAAGTGGGATGCGTACGCGATACAGAGCTACCGCGAAAAAGAGTCTGCACGTTTGCAGGAAGAGTCCGTACGTTTGCAGGAAGAATCCGCACGTTTGCAGGAAAAAGACGTTCGCCTCCAAAAGGAAAAGTCTCGCCTACAGGAAGAAAATACCCGCATGCAAGAGGAAGCTGCTCGCATTCAAGAAGAAAATGCCCGCGTTCAAGCGGAAAAGTCTTGCCTACAGGAAGAAAACGCCCGCATCCAAGCGGAAAAGTCTCGCCTACAGGAAGAAAATACCCGCGTCCAAGCGGAAAAGTCTCGCCTTCAAGAAGAAAAGCGACATGTTGCGAAACTTCTCAAAGCGAGTGGAGTCCCGTTAGATGAAATTGCGGCCCGAATTCATCTTTCGAAAGAAGAGTTGAAAACTCTTTAG
- a CDS encoding HAD family hydrolase, producing the protein MQAIIFDLDNTLYPYTPCDNAGRDAVYSYLYPICQIPRNEFVKLYVECDMETKRLNPLTAAGHNRILFYHHMCEVLNLPGEIYDIPMYNAYWDAYLNAMQIFPGAFELLQKLKAKKIPLGICSDLTLHIQIRKLQKLGLVGIFDKITVSEEVGADKPAAIMFTSIAQKLGADPKDCVMIGDNYKRDILGAKSVGMQTILYGKKHEGTASAQNFTELAQML; encoded by the coding sequence ATGCAAGCGATTATCTTCGATCTGGACAACACACTCTATCCTTACACACCTTGCGACAACGCTGGCCGTGATGCGGTTTACTCTTACCTCTATCCGATTTGCCAAATACCGCGCAATGAGTTCGTAAAACTCTACGTTGAATGCGACATGGAAACAAAACGTTTGAATCCGCTGACCGCGGCGGGCCACAACCGCATTCTCTTTTACCATCACATGTGCGAAGTGCTGAACTTGCCAGGCGAGATTTACGACATCCCCATGTACAACGCCTACTGGGACGCCTACCTGAACGCGATGCAAATTTTTCCGGGTGCGTTTGAACTTTTGCAAAAGCTCAAAGCGAAAAAAATTCCTCTCGGTATCTGCTCCGATTTAACATTGCACATTCAGATTCGCAAACTTCAAAAACTTGGACTTGTGGGAATCTTCGACAAGATTACCGTGAGCGAAGAAGTAGGCGCAGACAAACCTGCCGCCATCATGTTCACAAGCATTGCGCAAAAGCTTGGCGCAGACCCCAAAGACTGTGTCATGATTGGGGATAATTACAAGCGCGATATTCTAGGAGCGAAATCCGTCGGGATGCAAACGATTCTCTATGGCAAAAAACACGAAGGTACGGCCTCCGCGCAAAATTTTACTGAACTCGCTCAAATGTTATAA